One Natrinema longum genomic window, GAGTTCCGTTTCTTCGGTGACGAGGTGACACTCCTCGAGACGGTCGAGTCGCCGGTAGATCGTCGGCAGGGAGGCGTCACACCGTTCGCTCAGTGTACTGGCAGACATGGGTTCGACGCTCGTGTGGGTGAGGATGTCCCGTGCGTAGTCGTCGTCGAGGACCGAAAGCAGGGTCGACAGGTCAGTTTCCTCACTCACTGGTCTACTCCTTCGTTCCGGTATCGATATGAAAAGCGGTCCGGTTTTTCTGGCTCAGAAAACGCTGCGCTCGCGACTCGACGGGCACC contains:
- a CDS encoding ArsR/SmtB family transcription factor; amino-acid sequence: MSEETDLSTLLSVLDDDYARDILTHTSVEPMSASTLSERCDASLPTIYRRLDRLEECHLVTEETELAPDGNHYSVYSANLDRLELSLEDGSFSLEMSYREEDVADKFTRMWEGMR